The Anoplolepis gracilipes chromosome 7, ASM4749672v1, whole genome shotgun sequence genome segment tttaacgaGTATTATTAATTCGTTATGTTACGGGATAATTGTTTAATTCGTTTTGGTATACACTACTAGTACAAACAAAGATTTGATGTATGAAAAACCAACACCTTTTTTTACTTGTTGGTCAATAGCGGTCGAGGTAATCGATAAGTTCGATCGTCAGTGACACACATGTACATGCGTAGTATGTTCGTCAACGTTCATCATTAACGTTATCACTGTCAGACACAAATGTATCGCGTATCATGGATAGGTggcaataaatttgttaattatagtttaatttttatttatatatattacatctatttatattatcaatttatttatgttatataataaatttatactataaaCTTACATTATAAACAATGCTTTGGAAAATTGTTACAAAAccttttattaagaaataatattttaaataaccagTTTTTATCACGAGaagaataatgttatatatgtcgattaattgctatataattttgtatgtaatatacattgtTCTCTACTTTCCTCTTTTTGTATTCcgatgaatatataataatatgtgatatctttttcttgcaaactctaaaattacagttttatgAATTTTGCCTTTTAAGTAGAATTGATAAATAGCCACATGAAGTTTTTattaactgaaaaaaattaacaaaataatgaatttattttataacatatgatgtgtgtatttcgacaattataagagaataaagtaaatgtctattatatatatatatatatatatatatatatatgtgtgtgtatgtgtgtatgtgtgtgtgtgtgtgtatatatgtatgtatataatctattaatatatattatttaaaaaaaatattttttattatatatattttctaattttaagaGAAGACGTTTTtgaatattagataaatattctcttgattaattaaattaaataattttatataaaatatctttgctttattattttctaatattccattataatatttcatataatgtgtaatatgtattttgtgaaattttgtttacattctttataaacaatattgcaATGAGAAGCTTATAATCTGCATATCTATGATAgtagtgcaatttttttctaaatatagattatatacaaacatttatataaagaactatattatgcataaaaattgtataatataaaaatgtatttatagtagaaaaatattttaaacggtATAATAttagagattttatataaaaatatatgtaatctataaaatattttagtgtaACGGGTGTGCATATAGGTGTATGCGATAAAAATTGCTTGCCGAGAGAGATTGGTTGTATaaaggattaaaatattaacagatAAATGACGCTTACGTCGCAAAACATCGATAGTGTCATAGGAAACATATTTCCGGCTGTAATATACAGAGGCTTGTTGGCCTGTATCATTATCAAAATCAGAGTCCTCGCCTGTTCTGGCTCCAACGTGTACCATTCGCATTCATACACTCCTTGATATACGCCTTCGCtcttatcataaataataattcatagatAATAGAAAGAATCATGGACGTAGCCAGAATTTTATTTGGGGGTAAAAGGGGAAgggataaaaatttataaaacaataaaaatttactactactatttatattattattattattaaaaaaattttttttattattaaacggGAAAAAACATGGTAAACAGATTAATTCTCTAAGCTGGTGGCTTTAAGCTGGCAATAAATTGTGAGATCTTAATgagttaataaaattccaaaaGTTCCtaacgtttttatatttattttcatgaaacattgcaaatcttttctttccgttttatacaaaatatatactcaactctaattttatttgtttattttgtagATTGTACTACATGCATCAGGTatatttctttactttatgtaaatgtaaattactTTTCTGTGTCGGACGAAAGGACAAGCGCCTCCCCTTTTAACCCAATCTAGCTACGTCCATAGATAGATTCATTTATCgcttacatttattatttttttccgcactttttctttattgtcaTATTGACTTAATTACTTACGTGAGCTATTAGAATCTCCCCTACCACGCAATATAAGCACATGTGGCCAAAAATGTCTAACCCTACAGATATCAGATACATCAAACGGAACATTGACATTTCCTTTCCTTCCGTGAGTACCTAGGatcaaatcaatatattatcacaaatatattatcaatatattattacaaataatggCGTTATTTTgacaagatatttaatttatcacacTACTttgattattcaaaattaagagaatgttaatttatgatttcgagcttatatacatataatataatttctacgttttataaatgaatttgtaTTCTACAGAGTAGAATTCAAGAATATGAgtccatatttttttgtggtctcatttattattgtataattgtatCATTATTGTGAGAAACAGACAAGATCTTGAAACTAGACAGACTAGACAGTATTGACAGACTAGAATGTTCCGTCTTTTAAAACATACTTCGACAATCAAAAAGCCGAATACACAGAATAGAATGGCGAAATAAAGTAGCAATTCGAGTAGCAATAAAGTAAATGTACCTTCCACAATGTTGAAATATCTGAAAGAACAATGTAGTTAGAGCGATTTCATCAAATATATCTGAGAtcacatgaaaaatatgtaaaaaggtGGACacatttaattctataatttaagCTGCTAAAATTCAACACGAAACTTGATTAGCCGTATATGATCCTCGACGACGAAGGTGAGATCGTTGCAAAAGGTTTTATATTGCCTGATATTGATCAATcgttctttcaaatttttcatttggcCACACAAGTGGAATACCAGTAACCCAAGTAGATTATCCACGCCGGTGTAAGATAGAGCTGCCATTATTGCCAGCAGAGCCTGTGCCGTGAAAGTGAGCTCATAGTACGGACTCTGATCTTTGTCATAGAAGTCATATGTTTCCATTGGTAGGATTTTCTCCGAATCGGTGATGTTTGTTATGAATCTCAACGATATTCCGAAGTAaggtagaaaaataattaaattgagtGCTACAATCATGATAATGTATCCGAAGATGAGGATGGCTCGCGCTCTTTGTGCATATTTTACCATCACTCGCTGTTCTTTGTCGCTCTTAATCTTCAGCCAATCGTCGGTGATCATATTCAACGCCAGGGTAAGATCTTTAACAAAattgtgaattatatatatgtatatatcagtttttttatattatatatatatatatactagtttttcaaaacattatcaaaatttctctaaaatgGACATTCACGATCGTTTTGTTAAAAGTtgtttgtattgtatttttttacactgaGAAAAAAGTATCTGATATTTGTAACTATAATTGcatagtaaattaattatagttactattctcatttttattattattattgctatagtgttaataaaaataatcatatacatatagttattatataattatggtcgttattatcatatttattgcatctcttattatatcttatcatatatcacaattatgatacgtataattatatatatggttgcatgaacatataaaaataaggctatgataacaataatatagttAACTATAATTCGCATTgttaatataactataaaaatattgttgctTCCAAAAATGACTATAAATTTAGTTAAGTTATAGTAAATACaaccatttatttttctcagtGTACGTCGTGTTATTTATAgagcataattaaaaatacaccggcaattggtgaaaaatatttaataatatcagtAACGTTTTCGTCAATATGTTCTATTTTTTGAACTATTCTTTACATCACATCCATCGAATTCACGTATCGAGTTAATCGATGTCGCACATAAGAATTGTTCTCGAAAATCGAATGCGTTAATTAAATCTCTGACAGTCATTACCAGTTTGTTTCCATCGTACGATCACCAGTTTTGTTATTATCGTCAATAATGAAAGAGTGACTATCAGATTGTCGGTTATCGCTAACATGTCACTCCATATTCTCGTTAATGAGTTTATCGAAGGAATTAAACCGATGAAAACGAACCATAGGAATGTGATTGTCGTACGtaaatctgataaaaatcTGTCGCAGGCATTTTCGTAAACTCTTGGCCATAAGCCAAAGATGTTCAACGCAAAGCGATTTAGTTTAATTGCCCACtctaaatctatatatatatatatatataaataaatttaattttttgttataagcGTAAATCAAGCTAAGTTTGTagatatagtaaatatataatatcaaaaaaacatattttatatgtgtttgttttgaaaaatttattaattaatgtaatttaaatttttaacacttttgttattattaatacatattctattaacgaaatatttgcatatctaaagaaatattttagttaagtatatatgtacatacacacagtCTGTTCAGAATTTGgtgcaactttttttttaaattttttcctgTACTGCACTCCCGTAATTACTTGTTGCGttataaaacttgaaatttcagctATAATcacttaaaagttttaaagctCTAGCACATTtgttttaagattaaatatggTAGTATTTTATTGGTTCTCGTCGAAAAAATATTGCggaataacattaaattttgttataagctGGGAAAAACAGGTGGCGAAACATACGAAATGATAAAAAGTGTAAATGATAGTGATTGTTTAGATcgtttcaacatttttaagtGGACCGAAGAAGGTGCGTATGCAAAAGGGAGCTGAATCAAGCTTTGTCCATGGTTTTCTTCGattcgaaaaaaaacattcacaagaaatttatatggaaaaatCACAAACAGtgaatacttattattattaagatgttCTGAATCATTTGTAGAATAGAATTCTACGAGTTCAATTGAATATCGAAAGCAAGAGTCTTGATCACTTCAGAAAAGGCTTCAAAATGCTTAAATATTCTTGTATTCACCTGATTTGGCTCTGTGTGACTTCTCTCTATTCTTAAAAGTCAAGTTAACAATGAAAGGAAAGCGTTACGACACCATTCAGGACATCCAAAAGTTTGATCATGCTTTTAAAGTAAATCCGAAAATGAAATACACACAGTaacttcttaaaaaaattttttactcgcTTCTAGCGTTGTATAGACTCAGGAgtgatttcaaatttaaaaaaaaattaaataattgacgttttgaattttgtaaatactAGTCGCACCAGAGTTTGAACAGActgtgtatattaataattttaaacatattacatattatctgaaaatttttatttaatttttttccaataacGTCGCCAAATTTATGAATGCtactacaatatttattttaaccaaACAGAAATTCTTCAAGGAATTTCTGTAttggcatttttttattttttaatttttctattttattttattttattgtatttttatttgcatttatatctttatttatagtttattttgatttacGAATTGACTCATAATTTTTGTTGGGTAAttaatacattgtatatatatatatatatatggtgtgGATTTTTGGTTGTGGTGTTGTTAATATTGTGTATTGCATGTATATGATTGTAACCCCAAGGGGAACTATAAACtttactactactactattttaatcaaacaagTACAGGCAAAATTGAAAtgtctgtaattttattaattaaaaataaaaataaattataaatatatatacataatgtgtTTCaagaatttcattataaagaGACATGTATTATAGCTTGTGATTGTCACTGATATTATTGTGAAGACCTGCGTATCTTTTGGCTATGGTAGTATCCATACTGAGACACATAAAACTACTGGCAGTATTttgcacaaaaaatatattttttaaacttctaGGAATGATATCTGTTCTGCATCAAAGTTTCTAAGTTTGATAGGGTGTCGTATGAAAAGATGTTGAAATATTGTAGTAAATGTTGCACGCGTCATAATTGTCAGGTGTTCATTCTCATAACAAAATAGAGGTAGAGAGGCGGAAATGAGTATAGCAACGTATAACACATAACAGGGGCGCAGTATGTGAACGTTGTACAaactatattgtatttttgtttaataatgttttaagttagcgatttaaatttatcaatacgATGATTATGATTGATTTTATGttacaacaaatatattattctgtaataaatataaacttaattatattaattaatgagaaaatataagttatagaaaaatattttgagaattcttaattataatacttctTTGTGTTTCcaaattataattgcaatgtttaggtttttcaaaataataatgaaattattttgaatgtaattttttttttttttttttttttttttttttttgagagcTCCTCTCGCGCGGTTCTTTCTTGtctatagaaattaatatgcGCCCCTGTGttctttacatatttctagtttataaagtttgaaattatacGTCCCCTGTAATATATCCCCTAATAAAGAGGTTTTTACATTAGGGTGACAGCgcgctttaaaattttaatgagagagatctctttctctcatagCATATCCCTTCTATTCGAACAATGGTAAAGCATGCGCGTTTGACATGTACATTCCAGTGTCCTCTTAGAGATCATTCGACTTTCCATGCGTGCAGTACAGACAATACATTTGTAGTAATATGTTATTGCATTGTTATATCGTGACAAGTGTTTTACATTGTGTTGCACTGGGATATATTTCGCTAAAGTTTCGTAATGATGTTTCCTTGTATTAAGAAGAAAGTGATTAATGCTATTCACAAATATAGTTAACATATACATCTTTATTGTGTTAATAGTGCTGTTATGTTTGTGGAAAGAATGTCATGAATGACAATATTGCAGTATTGTAATTTTGACAATACAATTGAGATAAGCGAAAGATTTAACATTTCTGGACGAGCTAAACGAACAGCTAAAATCATCGATGAATCTTAATGTACGgtgagaatttttaattttagaaattttaacgataagaaatttttacctttttttacTTGTTGGTCAATAGCAGTCGAGCAATCGGTAAGTTAGTTCGCCAGTGACACATATATAGTTAGTATATTTGTCAACGTCCATCATTAATGTTATCACTGTTAGACACAAATGTATCGCGTATCATAGATAGGTGACaaggaatttttaattataatctaatttttatttttatatgttatttctacttatattataaacttatactataaacttatattataGACAATGATTTGCAAAATTGTTGCAAAGCATTttgttacgtccagactcgAGAAAGGATGAGTCGACGGAAGGACGGTATCTACCTTTATCGAAACACGCTTATTACGCTTATTATCCGAGCGCTTCCGACTCGAACGAACTGTGCAAGGCTCAAGACCTGTCAACGACCTTGACAGTCGCTCTTACTAGGTCAGTAGGGCTAGGTAGTTCGTTCGGTGATTTCTTTTCGATAAGggaatttaatatctattacgCGGAACGGGACGTTGTAAGATTTAGGAATCAGGAACGGTATGAGaaaagtcaatttttaattaacagaagtgataagtttaaatttatgcatttatttttaaaaatgagaaagaatatataaaaaaaactttagaaaATTACACCATTTGTGAAtgattaaaactaatattaactataaacaaaattttgaattcggtttagtgtgtgtgtgtgtgtgtgtgatcaCGAGTGTTATACAAGTTCGGAAGGACATCATTTAGAAAATCGGGGAGAGGAAGTGAGCAGATTTCTGActggaatatttatataattgttaataataaaaaatcttatcttAATACTTATGTACAGACTAATGAGAGGGATCAattgatataaagaaaacacagtTGTCTTAAAGAACAAAATATGTAGCTGCTCGTTGCAAATGTATACTTAACTCTAACTTTATTTGTTGTGAATTTAGTAGCTTGCATTATATGAggtacattttttacttttattaaatttcttgtcTGTGCCAGAGAGGATAAACGCCCCTGCTGAAAGGGATAATGCTCTACACTGACTACGCCCATATATAGGATCATCCATCACGctcatacatttataaaatttacatttttttgtcgcatttttatattgatttcgTTACTTACTTGTACTATTAGAATCTCTCCTACTACGTAATATAAGCACATGTGACCACCAATGTTTATCATTACAGATGTTAGATATATCAAACGTACCACTGACATTTCTTTTCCTTCCGCGAGTACCTAGGATAAACAATATTCAAAAGTAATGGCGTGAAATGTGGCATTATTTTGACCAATgtttagttaattttacaCTGCTTTGttctttaaacattatataatttgatatctataatagaataatatatacatatatatatatatttatctgtaaTAAGCAAACGGTTATTTTAAGAAAGTAGCTTTTGACTAGGCAAATGCTATTTGGCTGGTCCAATAGATTTCATTCGtttatttgtgttaaattGTGCTATTTTCCTAAACAGCATTTGTCTGAACACTATTtaggaaaatagaaataaaaattattttgtaaagcaaaaataatggatatttaaaaataaaaatttagcatgtttaaaaatatactacattgatattttttactcttatGCAAACAATACACTAATACACAGTCTTgttttaaaatgcataatatataaaaaaaataaacacctcacaatataaattaataacaaatttaaaaagcgAGCGAcagtttatgataaatatgttttattgcaaaaattttccctttatgcttttttatattaagattttttgtttcatcaaTTAACTGATTAGAAAGAATAATGCTcttgaaaaatacagaattttgacattttttaaaatatctattttaagaaCATTACACAACAATAATTACTTTACTAGCGACTGGATTGATTAGGCTCATATATAACATTTGATCCCCATAAGCTcacattgataataatatctatagcATGTCTCTATAAACTTGCAGATTCTGAATTggttttcaatatatttcagttaattatcttattaatcctattaaatcaaaataaccGAATCTTTCtactatttttgctttataaaataatctatatttctatttttctaaatagtgTTCAGACAAATGCTGTTTGCCTAGCAAAAGAGCATTTGAACacaaataaatgaatgaatatacatatatatgtatatatatatatatatatatatatatatatatatatatatatgtatatatatgtgcatatatattttatatataaattgttactaataataaaaataaaaaactataaaagcgtcaaatatatatatttttgtaaataaaataaaattacatattaaaaatatcactttCTAAAGTTCTACGTTTTGTAACTGAATTTGAATTCTATGAAGTCTCGAGTATACAATCCACACATTTCtttgtatttcattttattattgtattttattgtattattgtattattgtattattattgtgagAGAGACAGAACATTTTCAAATTAGACTAGACACAAATTAACAGACTAGAATTTTCCTTCTTATAAGACTTATTGTGACAATTATAAAGTCGTTTAGACAAAATTCAATGCCGAAATAAAGTAGCAAGTAGTAATAGAGTGAGTGTACCTTCGATAATGTCAAAATgtctgaaagaaaaatgtaggTAGAGCGATTCGTCAAATATATCTgaaattacatgaaaaatagAGTAAAAGGTGGACacatttaattctataatttgcGCTGCTAAAATTCAACCCAAAACTTATTTAACCGTATATGATCCTTGATGATGAAGGTGAGATtgtcgtaaaattttttttatattctagcatcaaaaacttatcaaaactttctctaaaatgaaTATCTactatatcattttgctagaagttgtttgtattttattttttttttacatcgtgTTATTTATAcaggataattaaaaatataacggcaaatgacgagaaaaatatataatgatataaattttcgtcgcgatgttttattttttgaactaTTCTTTACATCATGTCAATCAAATTCACGTATCGATGTCGCACATAAGAATTGTTTCCGGAGATCGAATggtttaattaaatctctaaACAGTCATTACCAGTTTCAGTATTATCGACAATAATGGGAGAAGGAATTGCAGATTGTCGGTTGTCGCTAACATGTCATCCCATGTTTCCAATAGCGAGTGTATCAGAGGAATTAAAccgatataaataatcaagagTAAGATGAATGTAATGCGTAAATCCGATAAAAATCTGTCATAGGTTTTTTCGTAAACTCTCGGCCATAAGTTTGTgcatatagtaaatatatatcagaaaaatatattttgtttgtgttaattgttttgagaaatttattgattaaaataatttaaatttttaacagttttgtaatatattattattgatggatattctattatattaacttaatatttctatctaaAGAAATagttcatatatatgtatacgcatATATAGTCTGTCCATAATTTGATTTACAACTGATTTTTAAAGAGTTTTTCCTGTAGCGCACTTTTCTAATTATTGGTTGCGCATATTATCTAAAAAGGTTTTCACTGtggtttttaaaataattccgaAAATGGAGTACACAATGACtactgcaaaaaatattttaatcgctTCCAGTGTTGTAATAACTCaaaaaaagtgtattttaaataaaaaaaaataaataaataaaaacaaatatttgacgttttacattttttcctaTATCAGTTGCACCAAAGTTTAGATAGactgtgtatataaataatcttatatacatattatatattatctgaaaatttttatttaattttttttccaaaactgTCGCCAAATTTTGAATGCTAttacaacatttattttaatcaaatgaatacaaaaaaaatcgaaacttctattttattaattaaaaataaaagtaaattatgaatgtatatagatattgtgcttcaataatttcaatatgcaTGCCACGCTGAggcatgcatatatattatagcgcGTGATTTGTcactgatattattattacaggcAAAGACCTGTGTATCTTTTAGTCATGGTAGTATCCATACTGAGACACACATAAACCTAGTGACGTTTTATCTTGTCgcacaaaaaatgtattttgtaaaCTCCCAGGAATAGTATCTATTGTGCatcaaagtttttatttgataGGTCGTTGTACAAGATATAGAAATTCTGTATGAATATTGTACGCATAATTGTCAGGTGTTCATTCTCACTGCAAACTGAAAGAAGAATGGTTGAAACGAATATAGCAACGTATAACATATGATAGGGTCGCAGTACGTGACCATTATATTGtgtttctatttaataatgtttttaattacgaTTTAAACTCATCAACACGAtgattataattgattttttgttacaagaaatatattattctgtaataaatataaactaaattatattaattaatgagaaaatataagttatagaaaaatattcttaattataatacttctTTGTGTTTCCAAagtataattgcaatttttaggtttttaaaaatattaacgaaattatcttgaatgtaatttttttttttttttttttttttgagagcTCTCGCGCGGTTCTTTCTCGTCTATAGAAATTAATGTGCGCCCCTGttctttacatatttctagtttataaagtttgaaattatacGTCCCCTGTAATATATCCCCTAATAAAGAGGTTTTTA includes the following:
- the LOC140667811 gene encoding odorant receptor 49b-like; the encoded protein is MLAITDNLIVTLSLLTIITKLVIVRWKQTDLTLALNMITDDWLKIKSDKEQRVMVKYAQRARAILIFGYIIMIVALNLIIFLPYFGISLRFITNITDSEKILPMETYDFYDKDQSPYYELTFTAQALLAIMAALSYTGVDNLLGLLVFHLCGQMKNLKERLINIRQYKTFCNDLTFVVEDHIRLIKYFNIVEGTFTLLLLELLLYFAILFCVFGFLIVEVLTEGKEMSMFRLMYLISVGLDIFGHMCLYCVVGEILIAHSEGVYQGVYECEWYTLEPEQARTLILIMIQANKPLYITAGNMFPMTLSMFCDLIKTSCGYLSILLKRQNS